From the Lampris incognitus isolate fLamInc1 chromosome 10, fLamInc1.hap2, whole genome shotgun sequence genome, one window contains:
- the LOC130119867 gene encoding TBC1 domain family member 16-like, with protein sequence MTKSSGRVLLNYAVFNPDMGYCQGMSDLVAPLLTEIQDESDTFWCFVGLMENTIFISSPRDEDMERQLMYLRELLRLMLPRFHQHLTRLGEDGLQLLFCHRWILLCFKREFPDTEALRMWEACWAHYQTDYFHLFLCVAIIVLYGEDVTEQQLATDQMLLHFSNLSMHMNGDLVLRKARSLLYQFRLLPRIPCSLHDLCKLCGPGMWDSRYIPTVECSGEHPDSQSCPYGGTSTPQPSSPSPSPTPTPSSSPNLTPTPPPEGKKGPKTRDIFNFRKQS encoded by the exons aTGACGAAGAGTTcagg GCGAGTCCTGCTGAACTACGCGGTGTTCAACCCAGACATGGGATACTGCCAGGGCATGTCCGACCTGGTGGCCCCCCTGCTGACGGAAATCCAAGATGAAAGCGACACCTTCTGGTGCTTCGTTGGACTCATGGAGAACACGATCTTCATCAGCTCACCACGCGACGAGGACATGGAAAGGCAGCTG aTGTACTTGAGGGAGCTGCTGCGTCTGATGTTGCCCCGTTTCCACCAGCATCTGACCCGTCTGGGGGAGGACGGCCTGCAGCTGCTCTTCTGCCACCGCTGGATCTTGCTCTGCTTCAAACGAGAGTTTCCTGACACCGAGGCGCTGCGCATGTGGGAGGCCTGCTGGGCGCACTACCAG ACGGACTACTTCCACCTGTTCCTGTGCGTGGCCATCATTGTACTGTACGGGGAGGACGTGACGGAGCAGCAGCTCGCCACCGACCAGATGCTCCTGCACTTCAGCAACCTCTCCATGCACATGAACGGCGACCTGGTGCTACGCAAG GCCCGCAGCCTCCTCTACCAGTTTCGTCTCCTACCCAGGATCCCCTGCAGCCTACATGACCTGTGTAAACTGTGCGGTCCCGGGATGTGGGACAGCCGATACATTCCCACCGTGGAATGCTCTGGCGAACACCCAGACTCACAAAGCTGCCCCTATGGAGGCACCTCCACCCCCCAGCCCTCTTCGCCTTCTCCGTCGCCCACTCCCACGCCTTCGTCCTCGCCAAACCTCACGCCCACGCCTCCGCCGGAGGGCAAGAAGGGCCCCAAGACTCGGGATATTTTCAACTTCCGGAAGCAGTCCTGA